From the genome of Malus sylvestris chromosome 6, drMalSylv7.2, whole genome shotgun sequence, one region includes:
- the LOC126625785 gene encoding cytochrome P450 736A117-like, which yields MLHLFLIVLPFLIFTIFIIKRLWSTTISLKHLPPSPPRLPILGNLHQLGTYPHRSLQRLAQLYGELMVLHFGARPVLIISSADAAREIMKTNDSIFANRPRSTIADRLLYGSKSVSSAPYGEYWRHMRSICVLQLLTSKRVQSFRAVREEELALLTKNVKQSSMSSLPVNLSELFISLTNDVICRVAFGKKYSGGEAARKFKKLLEEFMILLGGFYVGDFIPLLGWVSRVNGLDTRVEKVAREFDEFLDSVVEEHMCSLDTKGENYGNNSSVEGEDRRILWMSCSKFKSKTLLAFQLIEIASKVSSWIFLVAELILATRF from the exons ATGTTGCACCTGTTTCTAATTGTCCTTCCCTTCCTGATTTTCACAATCTTCATCATCAAACGGCTTTGGAGCACTACAATTTCACTGAAACACTTGCCTCCTTCACCGCCAAGGCTCCCAATACTCGGAAACCTCCACCAACTAGGCACGTACCCTCACCGATCCCTACAACGATTAGCTCAGCTCTATGGCGAGCTCATGGTGCTTCATTTTGGCGCGAGACCAGTTCTCATCATTTCATCAGCCGACGCTGCTCGTGAGATCATGAAAACGAATGATAGCATTTTTGCCAACAGACCAAGATCAACAATTGCCGATAGACTTCTCTACGGATCTAAAAGTGTGTCCTCAGCTCCTTACGGTGAGTATTGGAGGCATATGAGAAGCATCTGCGTGCTGCAGCTTTTAACGAGCAAAAGGGTTCAGTCTTTTCGAGCAGTACGAGAAGAAGAACTAGCCTTGCTGACTAAGAATGTGAAACAGTCTTCTATGTCGTCTTTGCCTGTGAATTTAAGTGAATTGTTTATTTCACTTACTAATGATGTGATCTGTCGGGTGGCTTTCGGGAAAAAGTATAGTGGAGGTGAAGCTGCAAGGAAGTTCAAGAAATTGCTTGAGGAGTTTATGATCTtgttgggtggtttttatgtaGGGGATTTTATTCCACTACTCGGTTGGGTTAGTCGCGTTAACGGGTTAGACACAAGAGTGGAGAAGGTTGCTAGAGAGTTTGATGAGTTTCTGGATTCTGTAGTTGAAGAGCATATGTGTAGTCTTGACACAAAAGGCGAAAACTACGGTAATAATTCGAGTGTTGAAGGTGAAGATAGAAGGATCTTGTGGATGTCCTGCTCGAAATTCAAAAGCAAAACACTGCTGGCTTTTCAATTGATAGAGATAGCATCAAAGGTATCATCTTG GATATTTTTGGTGGCGGAACTGATACTAGCTACACGGTTCTAG